The Deltaproteobacteria bacterium genome includes a window with the following:
- a CDS encoding YihA family ribosome biogenesis GTP-binding protein yields MSSFSKAPLRLPLLQFAFAGRSNVGKSSLINTMLERKIAKTSKKPGKTRLINVYKIGNICYLVDLPGYGYANISKKMQNEWKELVEDYLKFSNLLKKVFILIDMRRDVRNQEKELFFWLNYHHISFDIILTKCDKLNRKEYSIQLKKFQSLNIPFFITSSKTKQGIKELKNYIEKLVFNYI; encoded by the coding sequence GTGAGCTCTTTTTCCAAAGCTCCGCTGCGCCTTCCGTTGCTTCAATTTGCATTTGCGGGTCGCTCCAATGTAGGCAAATCCTCTTTAATAAATACAATGCTGGAAAGAAAAATTGCCAAAACCAGCAAAAAACCTGGCAAAACCAGGCTTATTAATGTATATAAAATTGGCAATATCTGTTACTTAGTGGATTTGCCGGGATATGGATATGCCAATATATCCAAAAAAATGCAAAACGAGTGGAAAGAATTAGTGGAAGATTATCTTAAATTCAGCAACCTTTTAAAAAAGGTATTTATTCTCATTGATATGAGAAGAGATGTTCGAAACCAAGAGAAGGAATTATTCTTTTGGTTAAATTATCATCATATATCATTTGATATTATTCTTACTAAATGCGATAAGTTAAATAGAAAAGAATATTCTATACAATTAAAAAAATTCCAATCATTAAACATCCCTTTTTTCATAACTTCCTCTAAAACAAAACAAGGAATAAAAGAACTAAAAAACTACATAGAAAAATTAGTATTTAATTACATATAG